DNA from Terriglobales bacterium:
CAGGATCCCGCCGTCGCCCAGGCCATCTGGATGGGCCGCGTCGCCGCCTTGGGCGACGCCCTCCACAAGCACTTCCAGAAGCAGTTCGGCAACGTCTCTGACGCCGAGATCCAGAAGTTCTACGACGAGAACAAGCAGCAATTCGACGAAGCCACCGTGCGCCGCGTCGTCATCCCCAAGCCTCCGCAGAAAGGCGAGGTCGAGAAGCCGGCGGCGCCGGAGAAGAGCGGAGCCGCGCCCAACAGCCCGTCGGCCGCCAAGACCGCGCAGCCCGCCGCGCCCGAGCTTCCCTACGAGCAGCAGGTCGCCATGAGCAAGGCCTACGCCGAGAAGCTGCTCGCCCGCGCGCGCGCCGGAGAGGACCTTGAAAAGCTGCAGAAAGAATCCTTTGCGACCGCCAAGCTCGACGTTGAAGCCGACACCAACGCCGTCCCGCTGCATCGCGGCCAGCTCCCGCCCGCACACGACGAGAAGATCTTCGCCACCAAGGCGGGCGAGGTCACGCCCCTCATCGAGGAGCCCAACGCCTTCCTCTTCTACAAGGTCGAGAAGCGCCGCGAGGTCCCGCTCGCCGAGGCGCGCGCTGAGATCAAGGAGCAGATGATCGCCGAGAAGGAAGAAGCGGCGGTCCGGCGCGTCTTTACCTCCGGCCGGCCCCAGCTGAACCCGCTCTACTTCACGCCACCGCAACCGCCGGCGGAGGCGCCGAACGCCCAGCCCAAGACCGAGCCGCAGAGCGCGGAGCCGCCGCAGGCCGAGCCGCCCAAGCAGCCCGCCGCCTCGGAGCCGCCCAAGCAGCAGGCTGCGCCGCCCGCCGAACCCGAGAAGCCGCAGGCCGAGCCGCCCGCCGAACCGCCCCGGGTGAGGCCGGAGTGAGCGCTGGGTCGCGCGAACGCAGGCCGAGGGGCGACGCAGCCGAAACGAGCGCGCAGCGCGAGCTGACCGCGTTGCGGCGACGCTCTAAGAAAAAGTAGTGGACGACTCTGCCAAGCCGCGCGTCCTGGTCACCGGCGTCGCCGGCAATCTTGGCCTGCGGCTCCTGCCCGAACTGCGCGACTTCGAAGTCGTCGGCGTAGACATGCGCGAGCCCGCGGGCGCCGCCCTCCACGCCTTCCGCGCCATCGACCTCGGCGAGGAAGCTTCCTGCGCGCAACTCGTCGAGCTGCTCCGCCACACGCGCTGCTCCGCCGTCGTGCACCTCGCCTTCGTCATCGACCCGGTCCGCACCGGCGTGCTCGACGTTCCGCGCATGTGGCAGATCAACGTCGCCGGCACCGCGCGTGTGATGGAAGCCATCACCGAGGTCAACCGGCTTGGCGGCGGCGTCACCAAGTTCATCTTCCCGTCGAGCGTGTCGGCCTACGGCCCGGAGCTGCCGCACGCCGTCGACGAGACCTACCCGCTCGGCGCGCATTCCCTGCCCTACGCGGTCCACAAGCGCGAATCCGATCTGGTCGTGCAGCAGCGCGCGTCGCAGCTCGGCGCCTGCGGCACCGTCATCCTGCGCCCGCACATCTTCGTCGGCGCGACCATGCAGAACTATCTGGTCGGCTCGCTGCGCGGCACGCCCAGCGGTCGCGGCGCGCGCGCCGCGCGCATGCGCGCGAAGGGCCGCCGCCTTCCGATGCTCATCCCCTTCGGCAAGCAGTATCCCGACACGCGCTTCCAGTTCCTGCACGTCGACGACGTCGCGCGCCTCATCGCCTGGCTGCTGCGCCGCGGCGATCCGGACCGCGACCTGCTCATCCTCAACGTCGCCGGCCGCGGCGCGCCCATCACTCTCGCCCGCGCCGCCGAGATCGCGCGCCAGAAGATCCTGCGCGTCCCCGGCCGCGCCACCATGCGCGCGCTGCTCGCGCTGCTCTGGAAGCTGGGCGTCTCCGGCATCCCGCCCGAAGCGCTGCCCTACATGCTGGGGACTTACCTGATGGATTGCTCGCGTCTCGAGCGGCTGCTCGGCGCGGACTACCAGCGCGTCATCCGCTTCACCGTCGAAGAGGCCCTACGCGAGACATTCCAAGCGGCGTCCGCGAATGCGGCCACAACCTCTTCCTAGGTAGGCGCCGGCGACTCGCCGCGCGACACTACTTCTTCCCCCGATACAGTCCCGCGATCCCCTTCATGTACGGCGTCCACGAGACCTCGCGGAACCCCGCCGCGCGCATCCGCGC
Protein-coding regions in this window:
- a CDS encoding NAD-dependent epimerase/dehydratase family protein, whose amino-acid sequence is MDDSAKPRVLVTGVAGNLGLRLLPELRDFEVVGVDMREPAGAALHAFRAIDLGEEASCAQLVELLRHTRCSAVVHLAFVIDPVRTGVLDVPRMWQINVAGTARVMEAITEVNRLGGGVTKFIFPSSVSAYGPELPHAVDETYPLGAHSLPYAVHKRESDLVVQQRASQLGACGTVILRPHIFVGATMQNYLVGSLRGTPSGRGARAARMRAKGRRLPMLIPFGKQYPDTRFQFLHVDDVARLIAWLLRRGDPDRDLLILNVAGRGAPITLARAAEIARQKILRVPGRATMRALLALLWKLGVSGIPPEALPYMLGTYLMDCSRLERLLGADYQRVIRFTVEEALRETFQAASANAATTSS
- a CDS encoding peptidyl-prolyl cis-trans isomerase, with the translated sequence MLRRFAAVLVLTAIASAQTAPAPTAKKPKTAPAAPAARPGASAKAGAAAIGPETPVMYISGLCALGASTAAAKPVPNSPPAQCVRAVTKAQFERMVAGMGARAAAADKAQLAEYYARALLIDNESRKLKLDQDPAVAQAIWMGRVAALGDALHKHFQKQFGNVSDAEIQKFYDENKQQFDEATVRRVVIPKPPQKGEVEKPAAPEKSGAAPNSPSAAKTAQPAAPELPYEQQVAMSKAYAEKLLARARAGEDLEKLQKESFATAKLDVEADTNAVPLHRGQLPPAHDEKIFATKAGEVTPLIEEPNAFLFYKVEKRREVPLAEARAEIKEQMIAEKEEAAVRRVFTSGRPQLNPLYFTPPQPPAEAPNAQPKTEPQSAEPPQAEPPKQPAASEPPKQQAAPPAEPEKPQAEPPAEPPRVRPE